The Magnolia sinica isolate HGM2019 chromosome 3, MsV1, whole genome shotgun sequence genome includes the window ATGTAGTCAATGTGATAGGTGGATGGTAATCATGCTTCCAACCATGATCTTCTATGAAATTATGAGGTTAATGGATGGAGTCGATTCCACACATAtgcgatggtggaccccacggatgGTGTACAAACGCCCTTAGAAAGGACCAAACATTGTCTTTTTATACTTTCTACAAAGGTCCTTTCTTATAAAACTAAATATCATGGGATCCACTATTACTTTCCCTACGTCGTTTCTCTCTGACATTTTATGCATCTAGCGCACATCTGGCATTCTCCAACATTCATTCAAAAACTCCTATTCTTTGAAGTCCTTTGTTTCTCTTCATCATTTCTCTCATCTGGCGTTCATCCCAAAACTCCTCTTCCTTGAAGCTTCGTCTACTACTCCCACCACCACAATCGTGCAGTTCTCTGGTGTCCCTATCATTGTAGAAAACTACAGTGTTAGTCATTTTTTAAGGTAAATAAAACATTTAATCTTGGCATTACCgaggtttttttttaaagggacTAGGTTGTGACGTGTTTTGGCATTGCGTTAAGGATAGTGGAAGTGAAGTGGTAACAGCGTAAAATGTCATCCAATAAAGGTCGTAGTTATCATCCAATAAGGGTCGAGGTTAACATCCAGTAAGGGTCGAGCTTACTGGATATTAACTTCGACCTTTATTAGAAGATGACCACGACCCTTATCGGATGACATTCTACACTGTTACTACTTCTCTACTTCAACCCTCCTTAACACAATGCCAAAACACATCACAACCTAGTCCCTCAAAAAAACAACATCGTCAATGCCAAAATTTAAGGTTTTATTTACCTTTAAAAATGACTAACATTATAATTTACTACGATAGTAGGGACACCAAAGAATTACACGATCGTGGATGAAGCTTTAACGAAGAAGAGTTATGGGATGAACGCCGGAGAATGCTAAATAAAGGTTGGTGGAgagaatttgtgaagagaaaaGGACTTCAAAGAAGCAATGTTTTTTGATGAACGTCAAAGAATGCCATATACATGCCGGATGAGAGAAACGACGGAGGGAAAGTGGTAGTGGGTCTCACAATCTTCAATTTTTCAAGAAATGACCTCTGTAGAAAGTGTAAAAAGGCAACATTTGGCCATTTTTAAGGGCGTTTGTACAccgtctgtggggtccaccatcacatGTGTAGAATCCACTCATCAATTAACCTTAGAATTTTATGGAAGGCCATGGTTGGAATTATGATCAACATCCGCCAATCACattgaccacatcataagaaaataTTTCGTATCAAATGAACATCGTTATAGgttatcaagttttgtgggccacaccaagaacgTGTCAGCAAAAAATTAACATCTTCTCATATAAATAGAGGGCTAAAAAGAAAATGAACAGCTTGAATCTAGGTTCCTGTGGATCCAATAACAAATCTCATCCACATCACTTCCTCGGGATTGGATACTACGTAACTTCTTCTTCGCTCAAAATCAGTACAACTATTGATCCAAGGACAGGGACAATTTGGTccgaaaaacttttaaaaatctgTCAGTGGGCTACCCTCAGAATATTTTAAACTTCCCTTTTGTGGATTTTGACCGTACCTGCAGGGtagtacggtcaaaatccctAAATGAAAAGaataagggaaaaaaaatcaaaactaatAGATGAAAAATCTacaaatatatttaaaatatttggGGAAAAGATGGCCAAAGCACCACGCCAACAATGACCCCACCAAACTCATCATACAAAAACCCCATAATTCTAGAAGGCATCCCTGACAACCCTCATGTTTCCAACCTAAAACActaagaaacatatccagatatTCATGGCCATGAAAGGCAACGTTGGCCAACAGAATCCTACCCCTCAGCAAATGTGCTTCCATATTTCCCCTTGAGAAAGTTCAGCTACTTTAGCAAGATGGACTAAGAGAATgaattggaagaagaagaaagactgcAACCGAAGACCCACCACAAACTGCATTGGCTAATAAGAAGCATGGCTTGTGTTTTTAATTGATGCTTATAGACTATAGTGCCTTGATGCATCAATACAAGAATGTTGTTTGGATGCATCCAGTCTGTAAAAGTAGTGGCCCATGGTTAGTTGATCGAGACCTTTCACCTGATGAGCCTCACAGAGAATGGGGGATCTCCCAAAATCTTTCATATCAATCCAACCTTTGGCTTTTACATGGAAGAATTAAGTGTTTCTTAATCATTCATTTGCAGGTCACTGATAAGAGGGCTGGAATCTCCCTATTTTGGAGAAATTCAGGGCATCCCGCATCCACATTGTAATTGGGAGAAAATTAGGGCATCCACCATCGAAAGTGAGGCCAATCAGATTTCAAATCAAACTACGCTTTGATCATGGGCTGAATGGATCAGGCACTAGAGGCAAAAAGACGTGCAAAAATATCTTATTTAATGACTTCAAACCAAAGGAGTTACCAAAACAATGTTTCTGGGTGAATCCAAGTGACAAGGGGTTTACAACTTTGATGTGCCTGACAGCCTTGCTTTCAGCTCCTCTGCCACTGCATCAATGAACTCTTCAGTATTCAGATACTGATCTCGGGTAATCCTGcacagaaaaaaacaaaaacaaaaaccttGAATTGGTTCCTTCTGCACTTTTTGGCTTCCAAAGATGAAACAAGGTTAACataacaacagcaacaacaattgGGGGAATAGCCTGTTAAGATTACTTGGATCCATGAATGATAAGTGCAAGATCTTTGGTCATCTTCCCTGATTCCACAGTTCCCACGCAAGCTGCCTCCAGTTTCTCAGCGAAATCCAGCAGTCTAGCATTGTTATCTAACTTTGCCCTGCCAACATAGACACATTTTGTTGAGTCCAGATACTTGTGCAAATGTAATACCAGCCCTAACGTTTCCAATGCAAACAAGATATCAGACATTTAAATTGAGAAAAGGACCCATTAGagcctttttagaaattaagagaGAAGCATTTTGAAAAAGGCAGTCCGTTACAGCAGGAATGGAGTATCAGGTATGTGCATACTATCTTGATCAAAACTCATCATTGAAAACGTCCGTTTGTTCACGATGGCCAATATGTTTCATACTGTATGGAGTCTGATATTGGCCGACATGGCATCTGATACCAAAATTATAGCACTGAGACAAAATCTAGAAAAACATGAAATATCTGTTTATGTTTTGTCAGCTTCAAAAGATCTGAAGTAAATTGacaattttttaaaagaagacaAACAGAATCATTGCTTTAATAGTAAAAGATGGAAGATGAAGATGCTATACCTGTGTGCAAGCCCTCGTGACCAGGCAAAGATTGAAGCAATGCTATTCGTACTGGTTTCACCACCCTTCTGATGAACACGGTAATGACGTGTAACTGTGCCATGTGCAGCTTCAGCTTCAATGGTTTTCCCATCAGGGCACACCTGAAACCAAATTGTTATGTGTCAGTAAAATGCAGATATAAGAGTCTTTGCTGTACCCATTGGAACTATCCCCCACATTAAATGATTAGCTACAAAGATCAAGCCTAGTAGCATTCAAAACATGACTCCCCAAGCTCCACCTTCACATGAACCAGTTACTGGCATTCAACAAAATTCCCAATTTCCACACAGCTATTGCTAACCCTTGAGCAAAATGCTACAATAGAGGCTCATTTCATTGGCAGCCATGCCCAAATGAGCACCCAGGCTTTTGTGGGATTGTAGAGTTGAGGTGCTTACCAACTAAGTGAGTGCCACAGCCATGGGGAGAGTGTTCAGGAGTATTTTAGTGAACTGGTTTCCCTTGCTTCCCCAGTTTCTCCAGTCTGAGACAAAAAGTAGGGAAAACCGACCAGATGAGGAGGTCACCATGGTGACTCTTCCAATCATATTTTTGTACAGAGACCACCTTAAATGTCTTGCTCGTTTGCATGGGTCTCAACTAATGATTGATGTCTCAGCATACCACTAAAGAACATTCCTGGAATTTGCATGCAGGCAATATACAGTGCATTATTTTTAGCATACCAATCTGCAGATGCAATACTTATGGTCTTAAACCAAAGTATACAAGCCTTTTTCTCCTTTACGGATGATGAACTACCATCTATGTATTCTTGTATTCCAGTTGACACATCTCTGCAACCCTATAATTTCCCAGCATTCTAATCTTTAGTTATTGCTTTGGCTGAGTTCCTCACATCCCAATAGAAGATCACCCGGACCACACCAAAACCACCCaccccaaagagagagagagagagagagagagagagagagacatgcatTCAGGACATACCAGAACTGATGTCATCAATCCAAGAGATCCAAAACCTATAAGGACAAAGAAAAAAGTGAGATCATAAGCTTGCTCAATTGTTAACACTCCAAAAGCAACTAATAAATGTTCATAGCCCCTTCCCTCtacatacatgataaacacagaCACGGCTGATAAAACTGCATACAAACCTTGAGCCAAGAAATCACTCTGTACATCTCCATCATAATTCTTGCATGCCCAGACATAACCACCATCACTTTTAAGTGCATAGGCTACCATATCATCAATAAGCCGATGTTCGTACCTGTCGACCCAATTACTATTAACTTAACGCAAACATTAATCACATCTCAAATGCATGTTGCATGCCACGACAGGATATCTCACCATATCCCTGCAGCCTCAAACTTGGATTTCCATTTACTTTCATACACCTCTTGGAATATGTCCTTGAACCTGCATAAAAATAGAGGAAAAGAATAGATCATACCACTAGCACCCAGTCAGGCAGTCACCTGAAGCACGCTACATATGAAGAAAGCAAGCTCTTGAACATAAGCATGCAGCGAAGGTTGTTGCTAGGAACAGAGTCAAACTCACATACCTTCCATCGTATTTCTTAAGAATTGTATTTTTTGTGCTTAGATACAGTGGCCACTTCTTCTCATAAGCTGTATTCATTGATGCCTCTGCAAAAGCATAGATGGACTGTTGACAAcggaaaaaaataaaaggaattaATTAGCAGCTTGGAACAAGCTAATTAGTCTTTAAATTGAGACAAAACAAAGGGTTGAAGAATCCAAACCTCATCAGTGTTATACATAGATAGGGCTACTCCCCCAGCACCTGTGAAGTTGTACACCTCTAATTCAGTCTGTTCTTCTTTTCCCTCTGGTACAAGCATAACAAAGAGAAACTTAGTAACAATAGCTTTGAGAAAATGGGCATGAAAGATGTCACTAGTCCACTTAAACAACAATTTCCATGCATCAGATCTTGAATTCAGAGAAAAGAACATTAAAAAAGTAAGCTCGTCAATGCAAAACTCATCATACCAAACACCAATTTGAGCTTGCCGGGGCCTTTGATGACTGTATCAGTTGCTCGGTATTGATCACCGAATGCATGCCTTCCAATACATATAGGCTTATTCCAACCTGAAAACATCACCGGTAAGCAGCACATGGGAAGATTTAAGTTATCTCAGCAATATAAATATCAACACTACAAAAGGCAACAAAATTTTTAcgttttcaaaattcataaataCAGAGAATCTTAAGGAAAATTAAAGAATGTTCCTCTACGAAACTAGCCTTCTGACTTCTCCAATACTACACGGAAGTAATGCTCCTGGACTCAGTACTGATATCTAGCCCGACTATTACAATTGTTTCATAGGGTTTTTGTCTGTAAGACCATTAAATTGCTTCCTTTGCTTCTCATATGCTTGTGTAGGTTAGTTTATGATGGTTTCCTTTTGCTTCTTGTATAGTTGTGTAGATTATTTTATAACTGCTTATATACCATTATACGTACAAGGCACGCCTTTTTTAATCATTACTCTAAAGGGATAACATGATTCAGAAGTTTCATTACCTGGAACAAGCCGGGGGACATTTTTGCACATAATTGGTTCTCTAAAGACGGTACCTGCACCAAGAATAAAAGGTATACTGAAACAGTGAGGTGCAAATGATCTTTTTCTAACACCCAGAGAAAGTTGTCTGACCATTCAAAATATTCCTGATTGTCCCATTTGGACTCTTCCACATAGATTTCAGGTTGAACTCCTTCACACGAGCTTCATCTGTCAGTCATAACAAAATTGATAATGCTTAATAGCCAAATCAATTTTAATCATGAAAAATAGGATTATGTCATGCTAGAATACAGATCCTTGAAAGAAATAGTCTggtgaaaattaaaaagattccCTTGAATCAGTTCAATGATGTCTACCTGGAGTTATAGTTGCACATTTGATTGCCACATTATACCTGCAACAAGTACATGTTAGATTGAGCTCTGCACAAAAATTTGAAAACTACAAGATGTGTTAAGAAAACAAGAAATGCTCGAACTACAACAACAGAGAATCATGGAACAATAGCCTGCAATTTAGTCTAAACTAAACAGGGATTTGGAACAAAAGCAACAGTGTATCTTTGTGTTTCATCTAGTCATACAAGAGAAACAAGACTAtcaattacaaaaacaaaatcCTCATAGTCAGTGTTTACCCTATCGGTATTGCGtcacgtatcgcacccttgggatacaaatatgtatcggttatcgcacgggatatattatTTGTATCAGGGAATTTATTGCACTTcttggaaaacattgggaaattggttgaattttcaatgaaacttcagggattgttaaaaaggacattaatacacacttctaaatcataatatcacaaaaaacaagtgcacataatagatttcctttgcatagggtcctaaactatgtGTTGTTTGACTAATTGATGCaggtatattcaaagtctattcatataatttataaatataaaaagacatgtatggaaacgcaagtaatacattcaaaagcaaaagaagaagtacaaaactagaattattttttaattaaaaaaatcaaaaaatctcaaaaattacaTGAATCAGTAGATTAGGCCTTAGTGTTTGGACagtaagattgcaaccaatttgggaCAAATTGtagaaatttcattttttttcccaatttcccccaaatcagaccacctaccccaaaatcccaaaattagAGTGTGTGAAGATAATTTCATCCAAAACTCCTGCAATATTTGAAATTGGGCCTaaattttttgaaaggtaacactaccagggctTGAACCCTGCATCACTCACACACACGGCTTGAACCCTgcatcactcacacacactacattgTCTCCACCAGCACATCTAACAAGCAAGAGAGAAATTGGGCCTAATTGACCACTGATAAAAGGGGAatttcgaatatatatatatatatatatatataactattttttaattaaaaaaaaaaattctcaaaaattctcCAAAACTACATGAATCAGTAGATCATGCCTCatacatatttaatttcatgtttggataGTAAGATTGCAACAAATTTGGGAAAAATTGCGGAATTTTCGATTTTTCCTTGATTTcccccaaattggaccacctacccTCAAATCTCAAAATAGAATGTTCAATCCTTGACtttccatgcaaaacatgaagaattgaGCATTTCCAACTTTTCGGAACTAATTTGATatgattaaatttttatttttttttaaaaagggatcaaaatataaaaatactCACCGAAATGAAACCGGCCCAAAATCCGCTTTGATCTTGATTCCGACTCAAAAACTTTGTTTTTCTCCCAAAAGATTCAAGAGGATGGACCAAAATCCACCGTAGAGGTGTTTATAAgagggaagaaagaaggaaaatggaaaaattaaaaaaaaaataaaaaatcgaagtATTTTGAGCTTTTTCTCAACACAGTGCCGCACTTCCCAACGGTATCGATGATATCTGATGATATCGACAGATATCGTCAATACATAGGAAAATTATAAAAGAGCCTGTGCTGATATTTTGTGATATTTCACAATATGTGCAATATCACATGATACATTGCAACACGTACTACGATACATTGGATTTTTTATACTCCAACAGGGTTTTGTATCACTGAGCTGCAATACCAATAATATCAGTTGATATTATTGATACTGCAAACAGTGCTCATCTTTTGCAAGGAATACAATATGACCAGATTACCGGAAAGAAGCCTCAGCTAAGGCATTCCAGCTATATTGCTAACCTCATTGATAGAAGAGCAGTCCAAAGCACATAATAGAATCagataaaaaatgatgaagttctctttttattctttttttggaATGTATGGTAAAGCCCTTTCTCATCAAGTAATACGCATACAGTATTCAGTAACGAAGATCATCAACATCTCTAATAAATGACCTTAAACTACAGGGCATAGTTCGTCACTCTGGCAGGTTGACTCAATactcgg containing:
- the LOC131240876 gene encoding isocitrate dehydrogenase [NADP] isoform X3; amino-acid sequence: MAFDKIKVTNPIVEMDGDEMTRVFWKSIKDKLIFPFLDLDIKYFDLGLPHRDATNDKVTIESAEATLKYNVAIKCATITPDEARVKEFNLKSMWKSPNGTIRNILNGTVFREPIMCKNVPRLVPGWNKPICIGRHAFGDQYRATDTVIKGPGKLKLVFEGKEEQTELEVYNFTGAGGVALSMYNTDESIYAFAEASMNTAYEKKWPLYLSTKNTILKKYDGRFKDIFQEVYESKWKSKFEAAGIWYEHRLIDDMVAYALKSDGGYVWACKNYDGDVQSDFLAQGFGSLGLMTSVLVCPDGKTIEAEAAHGTVTRHYRVHQKGGETSTNSIASIFAWSRGLAHRAKLDNNARLLDFAEKLEAACVGTVESGKMTKDLALIIHGSKITRDQYLNTEEFIDAVAEELKARLSGTSKL
- the LOC131240876 gene encoding isocitrate dehydrogenase [NADP] isoform X2 produces the protein MAFDKIKVTNPIVEMDGDEMTRVFWKSIKDKLIFPFLDLDIKYFDLGLPHRDATNDKVTIESAEATLKYNVAIKCATITPDEARVKEFNLKSMWKSPNGTIRNILNGTVFREPIMCKNVPRLVPGWNKPICIGRHAFGDQYRATDTVIKGPGKLKLVFEGKEEQTELEVYNFTGAGGVALSMYNTDESIYAFAEASMNTAYEKKWPLYLSTKNTILKKYDGRFKDIFQEVYESKWKSKFEAAGIWYEHRLIDDMVAYALKSDGGYVWACKNYDGDVQSDFLAQGFGSLGLMTSVLVCPDGKTIEAEAAHGTVTRHYRVHQKGGETSTNSIASIFAWSRGLAHRAKLDNNARLLDFAEKLEAACVGTVESGKMTKDLALIIHGSKITRDQYLNTEEFIDAVAEELKARLSGTSKSE
- the LOC131240876 gene encoding isocitrate dehydrogenase [NADP] isoform X1, whose protein sequence is MAFDKIKVTNPIVEMDGDEMTRVFWKSIKDKLIFPFLDLDIKYFDLGLPHRDATNDKVTIESAEATLKYNVAIKCATITPDEARVKEFNLKSMWKSPNGTIRNILNGTVFREPIMCKNVPRLVPGWNKPICIGRHAFGDQYRATDTVIKGPGKLKLVFEGKEEQTELEVYNFTGAGGVALSMYNTDESIYAFAEASMNTAYEKKWPLYLSTKNTILKKYDGRFKDIFQEVYESKWKSKFEAAGIWYEHRLIDDMVAYALKSDGGYVWACKNYDGDVQSDFLAQGFGSLGLMTSVLVCPDGKTIEAEAAHGTVTRHYRVHQKGGETSTNSIASIFAWSRGLAHRAKLDNNARLLDFAEKLEAACVGTVESGKMTKDLALIIHGSKITRDQYLNTEEFIDAVAEELKARLSGTSKLSE